Part of the Pieris brassicae chromosome 11, ilPieBrab1.1, whole genome shotgun sequence genome, ccaaCCGAATAAGAGTACGACTTTacgatatttacattataaacgTTGATACATtatgaaaacactttttaaacggattgaagctatgtattattattataaacttataattatttacataattttaaaacaactccggggaaatcaatacagataatacaactttctctacagctgtgatacttttgacatctaacacctttcgtcttcagtcaccgtgaccacgctgaaacgtcagaaaaaaattaaaatttagaattatgtaaataattataagtttataataataatacatagcatcaatccgtttaaaaagtgttttcttaatgtgtaaaagctatgttaacaaaagacaatactaacgATGATACAATTACATAGATATTAATTAGTGTTACGTAGAAACGTAACAACCATTCGTATCAGCTCGTCCATCTTTCCATCACTGAGCGGTTCATGTTTAGCTTCGGCGACACTAAAATCGTAACATAAATCACAAAAGATATATTAATAGTTccgttaaaacatttattgaattatatgatattaaattttttttttgcagttGATCGATACTGGattagggaatgcaatcccgactcGAGATCGTAAGCTCGAGATCCCGCGGGATTTGAAATATCAATCCGGCGGGATCCCGAAATTTTCGGGATctcgtatagtttaaaaaaataattcacgtgACTGAATACGATGTAAACTGTATGTTTGTGATagtgaggttaattaaaataaaatattatttgaaagaaaacaaaagcctttatcctttaatattacgaacaaaacaactaacaattttaattacatgaacataatcaaaacaaaagtaggtatagctcaaggagattaaaattggtgattttgaaagtaacttccaaaaaaagagtatcttctAAAGTGTCTCAAGAGTGCTATCTGCTAACCGGCATCTAATGTCCATTGCAATGTACCCTATGTATTGTCCCGAGCGGATGTGTGTAGAATCGCTGACCATTGCAGCCCAATCCCGTCAATCTCGAACGGGATCTCGTCATATTATGCTTCGGGATTGATCCCGAAAAATTACACGGGATCTCGATCCCGCGagatcgggattgcattccctataCTGGATATACTCACCACTATTATTGCAATAATATCTTTCAATTGTTGGTGTAGTTGTTGTTCACGTAatgattttctatattttcgTTTCCCTCAGCATTAGATTGTGAttgacgtttatttattttaacatcatGCTGAAGTTGTTCTTGCTCTGGCGTTTAGCATTTGAATATGTTGGTGATGTTCGTGTTGATTGTATATTTCATGTGTTACATCTGCAACGACTTCCATTTCAATAGCgttaaaattcttaatagaGAGAGATTTTTAGAACAATCACTATCAAAGTCAaaggtatatataaattcaagATATAGACGCTGCGTAAACTTGTTGTAAACTTACTTTTCTTTAGGAGATTCTGTAATGTTCCGATGATTATGCTCTAGTTCattcatcatattttttataatcactTTAAAAAACCGAGGTGATATACCTCAAATTATCAccgtttttatttaacagtaaATGTCGAACGCACACTAAACACCGAGTAGATAGAGGGGAAAGCGTCTGAAGTGAGAGAGGGGGACCCTGCCACATGCGTGAGAGAAAGGGGAGCTAGACATACTGGTGCCGTAACGCGTTACGTAACGTAGCGGCCTACCCTCCCTAAGAAGTtatcacttcaaaaatactaaaactaaCTAATCGTCAGGATCGACCTTAGGGTTCAGAGTCGCATGCTTAATCCAACTTTGCGCCTTTAGACAtacttaattcaataaaaaaaacagataaatTGAGCTACACACATGAAGTCATAACAAACACGGGTCTGGATGTAGCCTCGATCCATTTCAACATCTCATCGGATGGTGGGTCTTGCGGGTGCCAATTTTTGACCACATCTACAATCATGGATATTGCCGGGTAGCATTGTATGGGGTAGGCGAAGGCTATAGCTATAAGGTATAAGCCAATCGATGCCATTGCTaaactgaaaatttaaattaagagaAGTAGACTGAGGCTGCGTAGGTGGGATGGGGTTGTCAAGGACCTTGAAACAATAGGTGTCCGAAGTTAGACGCAAGAAGCAATAAATCAGTGTTTCCTAAGCTTTTCTGCCATGCCCCTTCTTAGGCTTTCTAATGACCCACCAAGTATGTAGCATAGaagtacaatttttaaatataaaaaaaaaattgttcacttaagaaaaaaatcgcTTGGATATTTGTAACTAAacacagtaagtaaattttcagaACATAacgaaaaactaaaattataaattccaaatagaaaataaatatagatttttccatttttattatttcaatttagtgAGATCCTTTcgctttatttattcattaatttcgTAATAATACAgctaatacaaataatatgtattaaaaattatactactTTACGGTAGACTTATACCAAGTTAAGATTTTGCTTAAATGAACTCAAAACGTcgtgttatttaaataattaattctcgTTTTTCTGTATGTGCGGGCTCGTATGTGTTTGTATACTATCGTACTAAAGATAATATCAATTACATACTAATCATCGAAAGGCAAAGATCTTAGGACATTTTCCTCCATCGTGCCAAAGGACCAATAACCAAGCACACCGAACACAGTTGTAAAAACGGTTGGAATAAACATGCCCACAGTGAGCATTCCGCACGGCTTCGTCAATACTTTTGGATCCTTTAAAGCCTTGTCTATGGATAGtatctaaaagaaaaatttataatttccaCTCAAGATTATTGTTAACTTGTGTACGACGAAAGAGTTTCTCTCGATTCAAAACAAAGACTTAATTTGATTTCATTTGAATAGATATTAAGTTGTCTCTTTGGATGAATTCTAATAAAGCTCAAATTCCCTACGTAAGTCATACTTAGCACTAACTGTGTTTCTAAGTCTTACCCTCAATATGTGCGCAATATTctatgtatatgtcgcagccaacaaGCTCAATTAACCGTTCAATTACCAGCCtggccttttaactaaacggcgccgtttaactgACGGCCTGAACGATATTaagccgtagcgtttgttacaacatttgaTAAACTGGCTGGCTGATGCTTAGACCATTCGTACAATAGAGTCATTATTTGGCAGAAATAAAGAAGATTAAAcatatgacataaaaaattctattaaaatcaaattgtttaagtaaaattcacagtattattgtcactacactcttttgtattttttgtttttcatgaaactttggacaacaccatcaaagttgtggtttACCAACGCCATATCgacagtttgaagagtttcgtttcgagtttAAGAGTAGCTGAAagtggaattaaatttaaattaacagtaaaCAGTCTAAGCAAGTAATAAAATGTCATTTGGctagctgtttgatcaactggctgaacatctttcaggccgctagttaaacgacGCCGTTTAGTCaaacggctaggctgttaattgaacggctaattaagcttcCCTTTAGGTCGGAGGAACTGCATTTAGTATAGAAAGTATAgtacacattataaaacagaAGAATTTGTTCGATTAAACGcactaaagaaaaaaaaggttctaaatttaaagtttttttttcacttacgACAGCAACCGCGCTCAAGTTAAACAAGATAGTTCCAATGACGAAGAATAAAGCTAATGCATCCGTACACGCGTATACAATTACTCCATGAGGTGCTAAGAAAATGTGGTATATTATCAGTATAAGACCCGCCATGTTCAAGTAATTACCTGAAAAGAATTTTCAAAAAGAAATGCGAGACTTTAAAGGGAGAAAATTTGCAAGATAACTTAAATatcaatacataataaaaataaatagagatatatttataacgaataaactttaaaaactaCTAGATCGATTTTTGGTCTCTTCTCATTTTGACAGAGGTGAATGATAATATTGCAGTGAACATTGATGATTCTGAAGCATTCCGATTTTAAAAGAGCAATGTCACAGGGCCAGGACTAGAGCGTGCCCTCTTAATCTTAAAGTGGCTCGCATGAAGGCTGTGGATCAAGGaacttttctttctatgtaattTTGCATAGTCGTAGGACGAAAAACATTATACGGTAACCGGAATACCTTAGACGTAAAAATCCGCGGGTATCTGgcttagaaggctgatctccTACGTgtctattaacaaaaaaaatttattatataatttttttaaactgtaaaCTGTAAATcacttgaattttttttgtttaacatacggctcaccagatgttaagtaataccacAGCCTATGGACGCTCAACGTTGCTAGAAAGCTCTCAAGAGCATTGCCAGCCTCTGAAACAATTCTTATCATAGACAAACGACTTACCAAGCATTGATATATAgctgacaattgacaatgtcttcataaaatattgtaggAATAGATATGGAATCAACAGAGACAATATCGCCGGTTTTGAAGTTTTCCAATCCATAATCtaaaatgaacaataccgTCAGTTTTCATTAATTGAATGCAGCGCTGGCATTAATccgtaaatgttttaaatgtgtaaaacaaTACTAACATCCCTTAAACTATCGGTTGTAAATATGACGAAAACCGTGCAAATCCCTAATTGACTTAAAAgcataaatattgatattatcattctgaaaacaaaaaaatatggcgataatttataatcattCAATTAATCTctgcaaaaaatatacattttattcacattctattttaaattatgtctgcaaaatactttttgatCATTTAGATCGCTTAAAAAGAATAGACTGTaataagagaggcgctggacTGAAACCGGTAGAAACAGTTTGTCCACCCCAGATGTTTCCTTACTGAGCAtcacgctcagacatgagctactTAAAGAGAGATATACAttcattatattcaaatatccttgcttatagatatattaggtccttacatatgaaattggcgtatttcgtactggccactttaatcacgatgttctcctctttggtaaggaattccacattcaaatttgtacagatatttactcatgtatttgtgcttcgatgaccgtcatttatttgttttttcttctgtttttttctgtttgcgtcactcattttacaaaatggaaaacttaaagtatcgcattatttacgagtacgagttccgccgtggcactagtgctgcggaaactactcgaagggtgaatgatgtgtatggcagTCATgctgcaaaagaaaacacagttcgtttttggttccaacgttttcgttttggaaatttcgacctgcagaaaaagccccgtggacggcctaagacccaagttgataatgaagtattgaaggctattgtggaagcggatacATCGCATACCatgtccgagttagctgcaggctgcggtgttagtgataaaactgttttaattcacttgaagcaaattgggaagattaaaaagcttgaaaggggtacctcacgaattgactgaagcaacccggcaaacgcgcgtcgactgctaggttacattactgaaccggtacaataatgaaggtattttaaaccgaatcattacctgtgatgaaaaatggattctttacgataatcggaagcgctcagtgCAAGgcttggatcctggccagccagccaaatcctgccccaagcgaaaattaaccccaaaaaagttacttgtaagcgtttggtggactagtgccgcacgccactgctacttcacgacaacgctagaccacacactgcacaatagacggctaccaaattagaagagcttcaattggaatgactacgacatcctccgtactccccggaccttgctccaacagattaccatttttttcgaaatttggacaacttcttgcaagggaaaaactTGCaaaactctgatggggcagtccaaatcgccttcacagattttattgattcccgtccgactggtttttttttgtaaagggatcaatgaactacctaactagatggcaaaagtgcatagaaaacaatggttcatactttgattaattaaatatattatatttaaaaatattcgactttttattcctcccatacaaaactccaatttcatatgtaaggacctaatatatagtTGACGGTATACATAGGTAATGGCAAAAAATACGTTATACATCACTTACGGGCCCTTTTCTCCGATCCTGTGCAAAATGGTTGGTCCatgtaaaagcgctatgcgAAAACCATACCTGTATGATATGTATGGAATCTTCAGTTGTCGACTGATTTCATTGAGACACCATAGCTGAAATAGACCATAAACAATTTAGCAAAGTATGACATTCCATGTAAATCCTGTAATTTTTCGGTGTCAACGAAACATTCATAATGtgtcagaaaaaaatataaaatttaattttataaaactaccATTAAAATGAGTATTCGAACACAGTAACCCAGGCTGCTCGTAACTGCGTCTTGGCACATATCTGCTTGCCTAAAGAATTGATTAAGAAATTAACTTttactcccgtatgtcaaaatcctgGCGAAGATCTGCAAGAGTGAGGTAAGTCCTTAATATGAGTAAATCTTGCCAGAGGATCTTACCAAAGTCAAATGCATGTGTATAATCAGAAGGCCCAACGCCGTTGTCATTATGGGTCCAAGTATGATACCGGCTTGACTAACAGCTAAAGGCAGACCCAGCACACCAGCACCCCATAGTGTTCGCATGAGATTGAAGTAAGCCATCCACGGTCTTGAAAACAAATCACATTTTCATTTACGAGTGTagattttttgaagtgaaacttctatatcggcgttgttaaaaaaaattacaggtCACATTATttcgttacgcgtcacatttttccgttacgtgccatctttttcttgtccctaccacagttgattcgaagcagattaataacaaaaatatataataacgttaACAATGTCAGTAACAATTCTATTACATTCAATGaagttctgtaataatcttagtagtaataaggtaaaatgaaattcatGACTATGATACTAAAATTCTTAACTGTCTAGActgttaaacattatttaaccaatttctgtaattgcatatagtagatcattctTCGAAAAAGAAgtcataaaaaatagtttcacttctaacgtgtgtacactgtacactagtacacgcacacatttttttatttgttaatttctaACATTACAGCAACTTTGCCGTGCTTAGATTttcagtttagtttttttcccCGACGCAAATGTGCAGCGCCCTGCAAAAATTCTGGAAAAGTTCGTTAATTAATACTTGTAGCTTCTGCGATCTGCGAAGCCTTTATTTGCTTAGTTTTCCTGGAAGAAGCATGGAACATTAAAGTGTTCATCCGCATCACTTCATCTACATCACTTTAGAGAAACAGCTACTCAAGGTATTTCCTAAAGAcgccttcaagaaaagagagtaATTTCTTAAAGGTTGGCAACGCACGCCAAGGCGATGCTGCTGATTTATACGGGGTTAGTCAGCAGTGAATCACAAATATATGCCGAAGAGTAGCAGAAGCCCTAGCTaggagaaataaaaaaaatataaaaatgcctGCAACAATCCGTGAACAGGAAGAAGTATCAGCAGGGTTCAGATCCACAAGTGGATTTAGAGGCGTGATAGGGGCTATCGAATACCCACATGTTAGAATGGAAAGAATTGGTGGTGAAAGTGGGCAATTCTACATAAACAGGAAAGgatttgtatgtgtgtgtgatGCGACACTGCGTATTCTGGGTACACCAATTTTAAATCCAAGTTTATCACAGGAGGAGGCATACAATCATTcccatatatatatgatagaatatatataatagaacgGCAATCCTCCACaatattgttattgattttttacgaagacgggtcgactgcaatgtttctagatttttccactacttagagaacttttcagcaggctgtaatatgatttctgaccgtttcaggagagggtcaatcacatattagaaaattgtaatttccataatgttagcctagttttcaggaagctgaaacatttttcagtcagtttcagaactgttttcaggcgttttcaggcctaggtatacccctttgatgaaggaatattctagaccaaactttctaggtgtgagacaaggacgaaatgatacgagagagagagagagagaagatcagaacttactagactgagcactctagaacgccgtaggacaaggacggagcaacgtgcgaaagagacaaagagtgcggacgttctagaattgtgcaatcgctactcagtagcaagcccgcctagagagttctcgaatattgattagaattattcccagggatatataagcgagccgaaacgcgactagtcgcctttagttttgaatgcgataacaagagcgaaacaccgaagcgataaagtgcgaataaagtgaatacaagtgataaagtactgtgtgaagtgtgcataagtgaagtaataagtgattgtttttgtgtgtgtaattagtgcatctctgcgtATATTTTGTGCCCATTgattaccaagaaataaacccttgaataaatctacggcattttctatccgatcccctagctggTAACAATATGAAAGAAGACCTGGATTATACATATGATGACACAGAGAATGCTCCAGAAGAATCAAGGCCAACCCAGACGCCCCCAGACAATCAGGCTGGACAAGCTGCTGCTTTTAtggaaacatatttttaaggctgttttatttacataggtGCAGATagttatatttcatttaaaacagggattttatttttttataagaatttaattattattttaattgctgcTCTAATAATATAAGCCTTAGTAGATGCTCCTGTCTAGCCTAGTTTTGACAATGCGGTGTTTATTCGCTACTGTTGTTTAAGCTCCACTAATGTCCGTTGCCTTACGTTGAGCTCATTGAACCTAaaagcatattttttaaatataaccagGTTATtacctttataatataaagttaatattaataattacttacaaAGCTTTCAAACACCGTCTGCCAAGCATGAAATTTCCGTTTATTTCTATTTGTGTCTGtacatttgtttttgattaCATCGACGTTGTCCGCCAATACCTGCCTCAACAGCTTATGTAGCACAACAATTATTACAGTAAAGTAAGTAGGGTACATAGGTGGGTGGTAAAGAGATAAGACAGCACAAAATACATGTATAGTAATATGCACATTGGACAACACCAATAACAAGTATACATTACTTGACCTACCTTTTTACTTTAGTTTCTGtgctcatttaataatttgatgtTTCGACAACACAAAAAACACGAAATCAATCAAACAAACACGGCGGGTTGCCaggttaacaaaaaataagaatCGTTTAGTTATTTGACACATACACATCGATTATTGGTCAGAGGTGTATTTATTCCCAGTACAAGCTCTATTCACTGGATAACTATCACCTTGTTACAACGCATGAatactgattttttattagtaagactgctaatatgtaactactaaacgaatacatcaaccaatagcgtgtatttttttcgatctccctttctcactctcccttttcttcgacaaaaatgctgcacatcttcgtgacgttttattaaaaatgttaacttcatgcgcctaaagaagttttacttcaaaaagTCAATTAACTTATTCAATAGATAAAAATAGTCATAGGTCCGTTTAAATACAACTTGGATATAATTATCTTGTAAATTGAGGTTGTTAATCTTGTttggtattattatatataatatattttatatttcatttacgAATATCACCTCTGTGCTGTTCTTGTGTATTTCGGTGCTGGGTTCGATTTCTGGCAAAACAATGGTTTAATGATTGcaaaaaataccttaaaaattatgaattgaCGCAGTATCTACCCCACCGCAGAGAAAATTCTGCGTCTCAGTAACTATCATTTATCAACAGTGCTATTGTACAACTTGTAACGAGCAGCCGGCCTAAGTCGGGAATAAAATACGTACTTAATAGGGGCTTTGGGTTCTCTATGGTCCCTTGGATCAAAATCATCGTCAGGTGGCTTTTCTTCTGGTAGTTGAGTAACTCTAAAATCTATCAATGACTGACGATCGAAAGGCCGAACAGAAAGTTTACTTACGGCCTCGAATGCGGCCCtggaatataaaatgttaaaaatataata contains:
- the LOC123716595 gene encoding proton-coupled amino acid transporter-like protein CG1139 isoform X1, with product MAAFEAVSKLSVRPFDRQSLIDFRVTQLPEEKPPDDDFDPRDHREPKAPIKPWMAYFNLMRTLWGAGVLGLPLAVSQAGIILGPIMTTALGLLIIHMHLTLLWCLNEISRQLKIPYISYRYGFRIALLHGPTILHRIGEKGPMIISIFMLLSQLGICTVFVIFTTDSLRDIMDWKTSKPAILSLLIPYLFLQYFMKTLSIVSYISMLGNYLNMAGLILIIYHIFLAPHGVIVYACTDALALFFVIGTILFNLSAVAVILSIDKALKDPKVLTKPCGMLTVGMFIPTVFTTVFGVLGYWSFGTMEENVLRSLPFDDYLAMASIGLYLIAIAFAYPIQCYPAISMIVDVVKNWHPQDPPSDEMLKWIEATSRPVFVMTSCV
- the LOC123716595 gene encoding proton-coupled amino acid transporter-like protein CG1139 isoform X3 produces the protein MAAFEAVSKLSVRPFDRQSLIDFRVTQLPEEKPPDDDFDPRDHREPKAPIKPWMAYFNLMRTLWGAGVLGLPLAVSQAGIILGPIMTTALGLLIIHMHLTLLWCLNEISRQLKIPYISYRYGFRIALLHGPTILHRIGEKGPMIISIFMLLSQLGICTVFVIFTTDSLRDIMDWKTSKPAILSLLIPYLFLQYFMKTLSIVSYISMLGNYLNMAGLILIIYHIFLAPHGVIVYACTDALALFFVIGTILFNLSAVAVILSIDKALKDPKVLTKPCGMLTVGMFIPTVFTTVFGVLGYWSFGTMEENVLRSLPFDD
- the LOC123716595 gene encoding proton-coupled amino acid transporter-like protein CG1139 isoform X2 → MAAFEAVSKLSVRPFDRQSLIDFRVTQLPEEKPPDDDFDPRDHREPKAPIKPWMAYFNLMRTLWGAGVLGLPLAVSQAGIILGPIMTTALGLLIIHMHLTLLWCLNEISRQLKIPYISYRYGFRIALLHGPTILHRIGEKGPMIISIFMLLSQLGICTVFVIFTTDSLRDIMDWKTSKPAILSLLIPYLFLQYFMKTLSIVSYISMLGNYLNMAGLILIIYHIFLAPHGVIVYACTDALALFFVIGTILFNLSAVAVILSIDKALKDPKVLTKPCGMLTVGMFIPTVFTTVFGVLGYWSFGTMEENVLRSLPFDDYFHMLPYPHTRCVCGICGQFMHHHACFRISSCDGTLYFVPQRLWIL